The proteins below come from a single Gimesia alba genomic window:
- a CDS encoding aldehyde dehydrogenase family protein produces the protein MLEIPVIRWGKPYESFDQQEVVHFETGEPLAKVHQANAGLVKMDMRKAQRARDLLREIPISKLLEICKKAADLYMTAELPLGNGTQTPEEFCRIQSASTGMPEWMCAGNMKKVAFVLENMESILDALTRGLPLDILTKGYGKEERGVMMSYQAHSPVLGLVLPSNSPGVHTLWMPILPMQIGLVLKPGSSEPWTPYRMTEAFCQAGIPRECISVYPGPHDVGSTVTELCGRVMLFGGQQTIDKYKGNPNVQAHGPGFSKILIGDDVVDQWEDHLDLLVDSIYQNGGRSCINASGVWASRHTEAIADAIAKRIGPVGPTSMTDPEAPLAAFTMTGAAKAMNGQIEEGLKESGVTEVTAKYRDGERLIELERCDYLRPTIVHCANTDATLANTEYMFPMASVVQCEQKDMLKKIGPTLVCTAITKDEAWSQQLLDATQIDRLNIGPIKTNALNWLQPHEGNIVEFLYRARAFQNEAPAAH, from the coding sequence GTGTTGGAAATACCTGTGATTCGCTGGGGAAAACCTTACGAAAGTTTTGATCAACAGGAAGTCGTTCATTTTGAAACGGGCGAGCCTTTGGCCAAAGTCCATCAGGCAAATGCCGGCCTGGTCAAAATGGATATGCGCAAAGCACAACGGGCCCGCGATCTGCTGCGAGAGATTCCGATTTCGAAACTACTAGAGATCTGTAAGAAAGCCGCCGACCTGTATATGACGGCGGAACTGCCGCTGGGCAACGGGACGCAGACTCCCGAAGAGTTTTGCCGGATTCAGTCCGCCAGTACCGGGATGCCGGAATGGATGTGTGCGGGCAATATGAAAAAAGTGGCGTTCGTGCTGGAGAACATGGAGTCGATTCTCGATGCGTTAACCCGCGGGCTGCCTCTGGATATTCTTACTAAAGGTTACGGCAAAGAAGAACGCGGCGTGATGATGAGCTATCAGGCTCATTCTCCCGTGCTTGGTCTGGTGCTGCCTTCGAACTCCCCCGGCGTGCATACGCTGTGGATGCCGATTCTGCCGATGCAGATTGGTCTGGTCTTAAAGCCGGGTTCTTCGGAACCGTGGACACCTTACCGGATGACCGAAGCCTTCTGCCAGGCGGGAATTCCCCGTGAATGTATCTCCGTGTATCCGGGGCCGCACGATGTCGGTTCAACGGTCACGGAACTGTGTGGACGAGTCATGTTATTCGGCGGCCAGCAGACGATTGACAAATACAAAGGCAATCCGAACGTGCAGGCACACGGGCCCGGTTTCAGTAAGATTCTGATCGGCGACGACGTTGTTGATCAATGGGAAGACCACCTGGATCTGCTGGTGGACAGTATTTATCAGAATGGGGGCCGCAGCTGTATTAACGCTTCGGGGGTCTGGGCGTCTCGTCATACGGAAGCGATTGCGGATGCGATTGCCAAACGAATTGGTCCCGTAGGACCGACTTCGATGACCGACCCGGAAGCACCATTGGCAGCCTTCACGATGACCGGAGCCGCCAAGGCGATGAACGGTCAGATTGAAGAGGGACTGAAAGAGTCCGGTGTGACGGAAGTCACCGCAAAATATCGGGACGGCGAGCGATTGATTGAGCTCGAACGCTGTGATTATCTGCGGCCGACGATCGTGCATTGTGCGAACACAGACGCCACACTAGCGAACACCGAATACATGTTCCCAATGGCATCGGTGGTGCAGTGCGAGCAGAAAGACATGCTGAAGAAAATTGGTCCGACGCTGGTTTGTACGGCGATCACCAAAGACGAAGCCTGGTCACAGCAGTTACTGGATGCAACGCAGATTGATCGGCTGAATATTGGGCCGATCAAGACCAATGCGTTGAACTGGCTGCAGCCGCACGAAGGAAATATCGTTGAATTTCTGTATCGGGCGCGTGCATTTCAGAATGAAGCACCAGCCGCTCATTAA
- a CDS encoding YheT family hydrolase: MKSDLVFPPFIPHRFYRNAHLQTIVGQFHSRIKAPYQAEQHSCRLPDNDLLIVHDDCPGSWKPGDRVVILLHGLSGCHRSSYMVRLTHKLNQRGVRVFRMDLRGCGAGTGLAKSPYHAGSFLDLQVALDRVEFLCPGSPIGIAGFSLGGTISLNYLGRPNVVSDMVDRAFVLNPPVRLSESVQVFGKPLFGHYQRHFISNLTKHIRTSHHLNAHTHKVSGENYPRNMRDFDDQFTAPLVGYESAEDYYSQCSPAEVVTHINVPTLIITAMDDPLVPADTYSEIRDHLSDHSKVTLHLTKHGGHLGFIGAPSSDPDPRWSDWRIVDWMLSDSPEALASQIREDSHEPLAQSA, from the coding sequence ATGAAGAGTGATCTTGTTTTTCCGCCGTTCATTCCGCACCGGTTTTATCGGAATGCGCACCTCCAGACGATTGTGGGACAGTTTCACTCTCGTATCAAAGCTCCCTATCAGGCAGAGCAACATAGTTGCCGTCTACCTGATAATGATCTGTTAATCGTTCACGACGATTGCCCGGGCAGCTGGAAACCGGGTGACCGCGTCGTAATTCTGCTGCACGGTCTCTCAGGCTGTCATCGCAGTTCCTACATGGTCCGGCTTACACACAAGCTGAACCAGCGCGGCGTGCGCGTGTTTCGCATGGACCTGCGTGGCTGCGGGGCAGGGACCGGCCTGGCAAAATCTCCTTATCACGCAGGCAGCTTTCTCGATTTACAAGTCGCCTTGGATCGCGTTGAATTTTTGTGCCCCGGCTCACCCATCGGGATCGCCGGCTTCTCGCTGGGTGGCACGATTTCCCTGAACTATCTCGGCCGACCCAATGTTGTGTCCGATATGGTCGATCGGGCGTTCGTACTCAATCCACCTGTCCGATTATCTGAAAGCGTCCAGGTCTTCGGCAAGCCTCTCTTCGGGCATTATCAGCGGCACTTTATCAGCAATCTGACAAAGCACATTCGCACCTCGCACCATTTGAACGCACACACGCACAAAGTCTCCGGGGAAAATTATCCTCGCAACATGCGTGACTTTGACGATCAGTTTACAGCGCCGCTCGTCGGATACGAGTCGGCCGAAGACTATTACTCCCAGTGCAGTCCGGCGGAAGTCGTCACGCACATCAATGTCCCCACGTTGATCATTACCGCGATGGACGATCCACTGGTTCCCGCCGACACCTACTCTGAAATTCGAGACCACCTGTCCGATCACAGCAAGGTCACCCTGCATCTCACGAAGCACGGCGGTCACCTCGGCTTCATCGGTGCTCCCTCATCCGACCCTGATCCGCGCTGGTCAGACTGGCGCATTGTCGACTGGATGCTCTCAGATTCTCCCGAAGCGCTGGCAAGTCAGATCCGCGAAGACTCTCACGAACCCCTCGCACAATCTGCCTGA
- a CDS encoding SDR family oxidoreductase, translated as MPGLENKNVVITGGGTGIGAACALSLAQAGANVIIGGRRLEPLEKLASQAEGKVAFHALDVADRESVATFFNWAHATAGHIDILVHCAGINCRDRSMELVSPEDWDRLMNVNATGAFNCMQAVLPQMREREDGLIINICSISGIRAALLGGVAYNASKFAMTALGTTVAQEEKDRGIRISTIYPGEVETPILDDRPVPVSKEHRAKILQPEDVAAAVMMICQLPPRAHVSDLTIKPTTAAFV; from the coding sequence ATGCCGGGATTAGAGAATAAAAACGTTGTGATCACGGGGGGAGGCACGGGCATCGGAGCCGCCTGTGCCCTGAGTCTCGCACAGGCAGGCGCCAATGTCATCATTGGTGGCAGACGCCTCGAACCGCTCGAAAAATTGGCATCCCAGGCCGAAGGCAAAGTTGCTTTCCATGCCTTGGACGTTGCAGACCGTGAAAGTGTCGCGACATTCTTCAACTGGGCACATGCCACAGCAGGGCACATCGATATCCTCGTCCACTGTGCGGGCATCAACTGCCGCGACCGTTCTATGGAACTGGTCTCCCCGGAAGACTGGGACCGCCTGATGAATGTGAACGCCACCGGTGCTTTCAACTGCATGCAAGCGGTTCTGCCTCAAATGCGAGAGCGGGAAGACGGCCTGATTATCAATATCTGCTCGATTTCCGGAATTCGCGCAGCCCTGTTAGGCGGAGTTGCCTATAATGCCTCCAAATTTGCGATGACTGCACTCGGAACGACCGTCGCTCAGGAAGAAAAAGACCGTGGCATTCGTATCTCCACGATCTACCCGGGTGAAGTTGAAACACCGATACTTGATGATCGTCCCGTACCCGTCAGCAAAGAACATCGCGCCAAAATTCTGCAACCAGAAGATGTTGCCGCTGCCGTTATGATGATTTGTCAGCTACCACCTCGTGCTCATGTTTCTGATTTAACAATTAAGCCCACCACAGCCGCTTTTGTTTAA